From one Thermomicrobiales bacterium genomic stretch:
- a CDS encoding pyruvate, water dikinase regulatory protein, which translates to MSKFPDASDSIPSGVRTSGVARLFVVSDGGGATAEAAIDAAMVQFPDTEFAITRRPGVRTRDQVLSVVREASADQGIIVHTIVIQELRQILVRECRQRIIPHFDLIGPLIGHISQQVGMRPVFQPGISRGIDTDYFQRIDAIQFTVQHDDGQSSSTLDQADLVLVGVSRSSKTPLSIFLSMRGWRVANIPIVLGVPPPPQLQTMDQHKIVAVTIDSPYLREIRRNRLQALGQQIDGAYADADKIDEEMTYFRRIVRSGYPWPIVNITGKSVEEAAKEIIAIIEEQRALEDPLYGTPLPAPLLRSDEQRP; encoded by the coding sequence GTGTCGAAGTTTCCGGACGCGTCGGATTCAATCCCGTCGGGCGTTCGCACATCGGGAGTGGCGCGCCTGTTCGTCGTATCCGATGGCGGCGGCGCGACCGCAGAAGCGGCGATCGACGCGGCGATGGTGCAGTTTCCGGACACAGAGTTCGCAATCACCCGCCGGCCAGGTGTGCGCACGCGCGACCAGGTTCTCAGCGTCGTGCGCGAGGCATCGGCCGACCAGGGGATTATCGTTCACACCATCGTGATCCAGGAACTCCGGCAGATTCTGGTCCGCGAGTGTCGCCAGCGGATCATCCCGCATTTCGATCTCATTGGCCCGCTGATCGGTCATATCTCGCAGCAGGTCGGAATGCGACCGGTGTTCCAGCCAGGAATCTCGCGCGGAATAGACACCGACTACTTCCAGCGAATCGACGCTATCCAGTTCACGGTCCAGCACGATGACGGCCAGAGCTCCAGCACGCTCGACCAGGCCGATCTGGTGCTGGTGGGGGTCTCGCGGTCATCCAAGACGCCGCTTTCGATCTTCCTCTCGATGCGCGGCTGGCGGGTCGCAAATATCCCGATCGTCCTTGGCGTGCCGCCACCACCTCAGCTACAGACGATGGATCAGCACAAGATCGTCGCGGTGACGATCGATTCGCCGTATTTGCGTGAGATTCGGCGGAATCGGCTTCAGGCACTCGGTCAGCAGATCGACGGCGCATATGCCGACGCGGACAAGATCGACGAGGAGATGACCTACTTCCGGCGGATCGTCCGCAGTGGCTATCCATGGCCGATCGTCAACATCACCGGCAAGTCGGTCGAGGAGGCAGCCAAAGAAATTATTGCGATCATCGAGGAGCAGCGCGCGCTCGAAGACCCACTCTACGGCACGCCGCTCCCCGCGCCACTCCTGCGTAGCGACGAGCAGCGGCCGTGA
- a CDS encoding PRC-barrel domain-containing protein, translated as MNIDLGMDVLTSDGHKLGAVRKLVFDPASKQILSLIVGGGLIGNHDHIVDMSMISGEASNALTLDLSEKDAAQLPTFVTRQFVEVPRGDYDSLPYVQPSASGGLYLYGAPFIGRGYEGRSDSFYDAAPTNPPILQNQSNLEETNTLISAGTDVVGSDEKKIGTVEEVYVNTDGEVTGFLIKKGWIFTHDIRIPMDWVREVDGDKIHLTLTGSEAETKAHDATAATS; from the coding sequence ATGAATATCGATCTGGGCATGGATGTCTTGACATCGGACGGTCACAAGCTTGGCGCTGTCAGAAAGCTGGTGTTTGACCCGGCGTCGAAGCAGATTCTCAGCTTGATCGTGGGCGGCGGGTTGATTGGCAATCACGACCATATCGTCGACATGTCGATGATATCCGGCGAGGCCAGCAACGCGCTGACACTCGATCTATCCGAGAAGGACGCCGCGCAGCTTCCGACGTTCGTCACGAGGCAGTTCGTCGAAGTGCCGCGCGGGGATTACGACTCGCTTCCTTATGTACAGCCGAGCGCGAGCGGGGGGCTCTACCTCTACGGCGCGCCGTTCATCGGCCGCGGCTACGAGGGGCGCAGCGATAGCTTCTACGACGCTGCGCCAACTAACCCACCGATCCTCCAGAATCAGTCGAACCTCGAAGAGACAAACACCCTCATCAGCGCAGGAACCGACGTCGTCGGATCCGACGAAAAGAAGATCGGGACCGTCGAGGAGGTGTACGTCAACACCGACGGCGAGGTCACGGGCTTTCTGATCAAGAAGGGCTGGATCTTCACCCACGACATTCGCATCCCGATGGATTGGGTCCGCGAGGTCGATGGCGATAAGATCCATCTCACGCTGACTGGCAGCGAGGCCGAGACAAAGGCCCACGACGCAACGGCGGCAACGTCCTGA